Within the Bacillus oleivorans genome, the region GATTATGGCAAAAGCGAAGGAGCTTGGATTGAAGCTTGATGAGAACAATGTGAAGCTTGTGGAGGGGCACTAGAAATGATAAAAAAGCAGCCCTCTATGACGAAAGGAGCGGTTCTTCTCTTTTTTGGATTCGGACTGCTCTTTTTACTTTTAGTAAGTCGGTTTGTATATTTACAGTCAGTTGGTGAGGTGCAAGGTAAGTCACTAGCTGAGGAAGCGATTAATTTATATACCAATGAAAATTCAATCGAAGCTTCGAGAGGTAGTATCCTGGATCGAAACGGTCAGGTTATTGCAGAAGATACAAATACGTTTAAACTCGTAGCGGTAATTTCACCAAAAGCTTCTGAAGACGATCCGGAAAATCCAAGACATGTTGAAGATAAGCAAATGACCGCGGAAACATTGTCCGAATTTATCCCGATGTCTGCTGAAGAGATCTTCAATCGATTGAATCCAGAAAATAAAGATCTCTGGCAGGTTGAATTCGGTACAGCAGGATCCTCCATTTCATATAGTGTAAAAGAAGAAATTGAAGCACTAGAATTACCCGGCATTTATTTATACAGGGAACAGCAAAGGTTCTACCCGAACGGAGTCTTTGCTTCACATTTAGTCGGATTCACGCAATTAGAAAAACAAGAAGACGGAACAGAGAAAATGGTCGGGCAGCTTGGTATTGAACAAAGCTATCAGGAATTTCTGGAAGGAAAAAATGGGAAAATGCAATACCAAAGTGACGCTTGGGGAGTTCTATTGCCAGATGGCAAAGAACAGATCATCCCTTCTCAAAATGGAGATACTATTTACTTAACGATAGATACCAAAATTCAAACTTTCTTAGAAGATGCGATGACTACCGTCCAAGAACAATACAATCCAAAACAGATGATTGCCATTATAGCAGATCCCGATACAGGTGCAATTTTAGCAATGTCACAGCGGCCGACTTTCCATCCGCAAACAAGGGAAGGAATCAATGAAACGTGGCATAATTTAGCAATCGAATCAGCGTATGAGCCGGGATCTACCATGAAGATCTTCACATTAGCTGCAGCGGTTGAGGAGAACGCATTCAATCCAAATGCTAAATTTCAATCTGGTCAGTTAAAAATCGGTCCTAATACAGTTAATGACCATAACTGGGGACGAGGTTGGGGAGAAATCACCTTTTTACAAGGGGTTCAGAATTCATCCAACGTTGGATTTGGAATATTAGCTCGAGATTATTTAGGATATGAAAAGTTTTTAGAGTATTTAAATAAGTTCGGATTTGGCAAGCCTACCGGAATTGGCCTTCCAGGGGAAGTAACTGGCAAAATTCTATATAACTATGAAATTGAAAAAATTACGACCGCTTTTGGACAAGGTACTACATTAACACCGATTCAGCAAATTCAGGCAGCTACCGCAATTGCAAATGAAGGAAAAATGATGAAGCCGTATGTAGTGGGCCGAATTAAAGACGGTAATACAGGTGCTGTAATTGAAGAAACGGAACCAGAAGTAGTTGGCCAGCCAATCTCGAAGGAAACAGCAAAAGAAGTTTTAGATATATTAGAAACGGTTATAACGGCAGAAGATGGTACTGGTAAACGTTATGCAATCGAAGGCTATAGCGTTGCTGGAAAAACAGGAACAGCACAAATCCCAGATCCTGAAAATGGCGGGTATTTAGACGGTTATGATGATTTTGTCTACTCCTTTTTAGGAATGGCTCCAAAAGATGATCCTGAGTTAATCATGTATGTAGCTATTCAACAGCCTGATTTAGATGAAGAAGTTTACGAGAGCGGTTCTGTCCCTGTGTCGATGATTTTTAATCCAGTTATGAAAAATAGTTTGCAATATTTAAAGATTGAACCTAATAATCTGCCAAAGCCAGAGCCTATTAGTGTTCCAAATTTGGTGGATGACAATAGTCAAAATTCATTTACTAAACTCGAAGAACTGGGGTTAACTCCTATCGTCATCGGCGATGGAACGAAAATTATGGATCAAGTGCCACTGGCCGGCACAACGTTATTGCCGGGAGAACGGGTACTGTTATTGACGAATGGCACAAGAACTGTTCCAGATATGACGGGATGGTCCCTGCAGGATGTCATGAAATTCGTGAAAATTACAAACATCCAACTTAACAATTCCGGCAGCGGTTATGTTATTAGGCAAAGTCTTCCGGCTGGTTCTGAATTAACCGATTCTGATATTCTCGTTGTGGAGCTGGAACCTCCGTCGAAAGCCTATGAAAAGGATGAGGAGGTTACAGACGAAGCTGGAGCCGATGAAGAACAAATAGAAGACTCGGAAGATATAGAAGAACTTGAAGGAACTTAGTAAGGGTGGATTCCTCTTAGGATAATTTCTAAGAGGAATTTTTTATGTTGCAACACGGTAGAGTTGTGGTTAGAGTTCATAGTTAATGGAACCAGTGTCTTTTAGAAATGAGGGGCAGTCAAGTCATTGCTGTTAGCGGACATACAATCCGTTATTTGCACAAAACCCTTGGTTTTGCAGTTGCTAAAGGACATACGATCCTTTATTTGCCCAAAATGATTAAAAAATGGTAGTTAATGCCCCTTATAACGGAACCAATGTCCTTTAATTTCCGAAATACCCCTTTTTTTCACGAATAACGGAACCAGAGTCCTATAAGTTGAGGGAATCCCTTTTGTCTGCAATTTAACTATCGATACTGACGGATTTTCAAGTTCTATCCGATCGGTGTACAAGCATATATTGGAACGAGCCTAAATTTGAGGAGGTTCCTAAAGTTGAAGCGAGTATCCCAAGTAACTGTTCGAAAAAGACTCACTATTGCACTATTGGCGGGAATTTTTATCTTCTTTATTATTGATCTTAGGTTAGGCTATGTCCAGTTTTTCCTAGGAGATATGCTGACAGAACGGGCTCAAAATTCGTGGAGCCGTAATGTCCCATTTCAGGCTGAGCGCGGAGAAATTCTCGACCGAAACGGTGTTGTTTTAGCGACTAACAAAAGTGCACCGACAGTTTTTGTCATTCCAAGGCAGATTGAAAATCCCGCTGAAACCGCAGAAAAGCTTGCTTCGGTTCTGGGGATGTCTGTAGAAAAAGCGTACAAGCATGTTACAGCACAGGCCAGTATTGAAACCATTAACCCTGAAGGCAAAAAAATTTCAAATGAAAAAGCAAATGAAATTAAAGAGTTAAATCTAAATGGGGTTTACATTGGAAATGATTCGATTAGACATTATCCTGAAGGCAGCTACCTTTCCCATGTCTTAGGATTTGCCGGGATTGATAACCAAGGGCTTATGGGCCTTGAACTTTACTATGATGAACAACTAAGCGGTAAAAGAGGGGCAGTTGAATTATATCTGTCAGCCAAAGGGAAAAAGATGCAAGGTTTGGCCGATGAATTTGAACCGCCCGTTGATGGTTTGGACCTGAAATTGACCATAGATTCTACAGTTCAAACGATTATTGAAAGAGAATTAGATCTTGCTGAGGCAAAATATAATCCGGATGGAATTATTGCAATCGCAATGAACCCAAATAACGGAGAAATTTTAGCGATGTCTTCCCGGCCAACTTTTGATCCAGCGGACTTTCAGGCTGTGCCGCAAGAAATCTACAATCGAAATCTCCCTATTTGGAGTACATATGAGCCAGGTTCAACCTTTAAAATTATTACACTTGCAGCAGCACTAGAAGAAGGAAAGGTTGATCTGGAACATGATTACTTTTATGACAGCGGCGAGATAGAGGTTGCCGGGGCACATTTACATTGCTGGAAAGGCGGAGGGCATGGAAGCCAAAGCTTTTTAGAGGTTGTGCAAAATTCGTGTAACCCTGGATTCGTTGAGTTAGGGATGAGATTAGGAGAAGACACTTTATTTCAATACATTAGAGATTTTGGATTTGGCTCCAAAACAGGGATTGACCTTCATGGCGAGGGGTCAGGAATTCTGTTCAGAGAGGATCAAGTTGGTCCTGTTGAACTTGCCACCACCGCATTTGGTCAGGGGGTTGCTGTCACACCGATTCAGCAAGTCGCTGCTGTTTCCGCAGCGGTTAACGGAGGAGTTCTTTATACGCCATACGTAGCAAAAGAATTCATTGACCCTGAAACAGGAGAAGTTGTCAGCCGTAATACCCCTGAAGCGAAACACCGGGTTATTTCGGAGGAAACATCAGAAAAGATCAGGTATGCTTTAGAAAGTGTGGTTGCCCAAGGGACAGGGAAAAATGCCTTTGTGGATGGATACCGGGTTGGAGGAAAAACGGGTACTGCTCAAAAAGCACAAAATGGTCGCTACTTAGAGAATAATTATATTGTATCTTTTATGGGATTTGCTCCAGCAGATGACCCCCAAATTGTGGTCTATGTGGCTGTTGATAATCCAAAAGGAACGGTCCAATTTGGAGGAACCGTTGCAGCCCCAATCGTAGGAAATATTATGAGGGACGCACTTCCATTATTAGGAGTTGAACCTAGGAAAAATCAAATCGAAAAAGAGAGAACTTGGCTCGATACTCCAATAGTAGAGGTACCGGATTTAGTCGGATTGACTAAAAGTGAGATCATTCAAGCACCTTATACGCTTAACTTAGAGGCAAACGGAGAAGGAAACGTTGTCGTTGAACAGGCACCAAGAGCGGGAGTAAAAGTAAAAGAAGGGTCAACTATCAGAATCTATTTCTCAAATCCTTAAAAGAGTTGTGGGCGGGCTGCTTCTTGCATTTCCGCCCTTTTTTCCATAGGATTTAAATTTGTGCGTATCAACTGAAGAAAAGCTGGATTCACGATTAGCAGGTTTAACAAAATCATACTTAACTTGAACGCACAATTTTAAAAAACTGTGTGCAACAATAACTTTCCAAATCCCATTTTTCTGTTACAATCCTATGTTTTTTTTGAAACAAATAGCGAAATAGGAATGTTTCATGTAAAATGGATATGACTTTTGACACTTTCGAAAGGGACACCTATGATAAACGGACATCTGAGTTATGAATAAAGCGAGGTATTTGAATGAAACTAAAGCAGTTAATTGAACATTTACACATTCCAAATCAGCCGGAATTACCGGATATAGAAATAACTTCAATCGAACAAAATGACCAATTGGTTCAGGAAGGAAGTCTCTTTATTTGTATTAAAGGACATCGGTTCGATGGACATGATTTTGCACATGAGGTTGTGCAAAAGGGAGCTAAAGCGATATTAGCAGAACGTCCGCTTGATGTGCAGGTTCCTGTTATTGTTGTTAAAGATACAAAAAGAGCAATGGCTGTAATCGCAGATGCATTTTATCAGCATCCTTCATCAAAGCTTCAGCTAGTTGGAATTACAGGAACCAATGGAAAAACCTCGACAAGTCATTATGTTGAATCTATTATGAAGCATTGCGGGAAAAATACAGGTTTGATTGGTACGATGTATCGCAAGGTAGGGGAAACAATTCTTCCGACGAAAAACACGACACCAGATAGCTTATCTCTTCAGCAAACCTTTTATACAATGAAAAATGAGGATGTAGAAGTTTGTGCGATGGAAGTATCCTCCCATGCTTTAAAGGAAGGCAGAGTGTACGGGGTCGATTTTGATATTGCTGTTTTTACAAATTTAACGCAAGATCATTTGGATTATCACGGAACTATGGAGGAATACCGTTTTACAAAAGGGCTGCTTTTTGCACAGCTGGGAAACAAATATGATGTGAAACGTCCTAAGTACGCTTTATTAAATAGCGACGAAGCCGCGACAAAATATTATAAGACGGTTACTCCAGCCTTTATTTATACATATGGCATTGAAAATGAAGCTGATTTTATGGCAATAGACGTGAAGACGAATAACAAAGGCACACAATTTCGACTTGCGACACCTTTTGGAGAAAAACAGGTACAAATACCTTTAGTAGGTTTATTTTCTGTTTATAATGTACTGGCTGCTGCCTCGAGCTGTCTGCTTGCTGGAGCATCCTTTGAAAAGGTTTGTGAAGCCATTGAAAGATTAACAGGGGTGCCGGGACGGTTTGAGCTGGTTAGCGGTCCGCAAGACTTTACCATTGTCGTCGACTATGCTCATACACCAGACAGTTTAGAAAATGTTTTAGAGACTATTCAGCAATTTAAAAAAGGTGAAGTTTGGGTTGTGGTTGGTTGCGGCGGCGATCGCGACAGAACGAAACGGCCGATTATGGCAAAGATTGCGTGCGAATTAAGTGATCATGCAATTTTTACCTCGGATAACCCAAGGAGTGAAAACCCAGCTGCCATTATTGATGATATGGTTGAAGGCGTTAAAGATTTTACAAACTATGAGGTAATGGTTGATAGAGAAGAAGCGATTAACCACGCTGTCCGCTCTGCCAGAAGAGATGATGTTATCCTTATTGCAGGAAAAGGCCATGAAACCTATCAGATTATCGGTGATGTCGTAAATGATTTTGATGATCGGATGGTAGCTAGAAAAGCAGTTGACACAATCTATTAAGAACGAGTGATTACTATGTTGAAAGTCCTATTTTATTATGAAAATCGTCTGATTATTTCTAAACAGGCATATGAATATCCTGAGTATTTGTTCCAATCTATCGAAAAAGGAGGGACTCTTTCATGTTAGAAAAGGTGATTATTTTTACCATTATTATGGCATTTACAATCACTGTCCTATTGTCCCCTCTTTTTATTCCTTTTTTAAGAAGGATAAAATTTGGCCAAAGTATTCGTGAAGAAGGACCAAAGTCTCATCAGAAAAAATCGGGTACCCCAACAATGGGCGGAATTATTATCTTACTTTCGATCTTGATTTCGACTCTTGTGATGACAGCAAAATTTAGTGAGATTTCATTTGTCACGTTTTTATTATTGCTGGTTACAGCAGGGTTTGGCTTACTTGGGTTTTTAGATGATTATATCAAGGTAGCACTTAAACGAAACCTAGGATTAACGTCTAAGCAAAAATTATTTGGACAAATCCTGATATCCATTATTGTTTTTTGGATTATGAAAGACAATGGCATTTCTACGGAGATAGGAATACCATTTACGAATATAGAGTTTGAGCTTGGCTGGTTTTACGCTTTATTTATTATCTTTTGGTTAGTTGGATTCTCCAATGCGGTTAATTTAACAGATGGAGTCGATGGATTATTATCTGGTACGGCAGCCATTGCATTTGGGGCCTTTGCTGTTCTCGCCTGGAATCAATCGCAAATGGAGGTCGCTATTTTTTCTGTGGCTGTAGTTGGGGCGGTTTTAGGCTTTCTTGTTTTTAATGCACACCCTGCAAAGGTGTTTATGGGGGATACCGGTTCATTGGCTCTTGGCGGGGCGATTGCGATGATCTCTATTTTGACTAAGCTAGAATTATTGCTTGTTTTAATTGGCGGCGTCTTCGTCATTGAAACATTATCAGTAATACTGCAAGTTGCATCCTTTAAAACTACGGGTAAACGTATCTTTAAAATGAGCCCCCTTCATCATCACTATGAAATCGTCGGGTGGTCAGAATGGAGAGTTGTTGTTACATTTTGGAGCGTAGGTCTGCTTTGTGCAGCCCTTGGCATCTAT harbors:
- a CDS encoding penicillin-binding protein, which encodes MIKKQPSMTKGAVLLFFGFGLLFLLLVSRFVYLQSVGEVQGKSLAEEAINLYTNENSIEASRGSILDRNGQVIAEDTNTFKLVAVISPKASEDDPENPRHVEDKQMTAETLSEFIPMSAEEIFNRLNPENKDLWQVEFGTAGSSISYSVKEEIEALELPGIYLYREQQRFYPNGVFASHLVGFTQLEKQEDGTEKMVGQLGIEQSYQEFLEGKNGKMQYQSDAWGVLLPDGKEQIIPSQNGDTIYLTIDTKIQTFLEDAMTTVQEQYNPKQMIAIIADPDTGAILAMSQRPTFHPQTREGINETWHNLAIESAYEPGSTMKIFTLAAAVEENAFNPNAKFQSGQLKIGPNTVNDHNWGRGWGEITFLQGVQNSSNVGFGILARDYLGYEKFLEYLNKFGFGKPTGIGLPGEVTGKILYNYEIEKITTAFGQGTTLTPIQQIQAATAIANEGKMMKPYVVGRIKDGNTGAVIEETEPEVVGQPISKETAKEVLDILETVITAEDGTGKRYAIEGYSVAGKTGTAQIPDPENGGYLDGYDDFVYSFLGMAPKDDPELIMYVAIQQPDLDEEVYESGSVPVSMIFNPVMKNSLQYLKIEPNNLPKPEPISVPNLVDDNSQNSFTKLEELGLTPIVIGDGTKIMDQVPLAGTTLLPGERVLLLTNGTRTVPDMTGWSLQDVMKFVKITNIQLNNSGSGYVIRQSLPAGSELTDSDILVVELEPPSKAYEKDEEVTDEAGADEEQIEDSEDIEELEGT
- a CDS encoding stage V sporulation protein D, which codes for MKRVSQVTVRKRLTIALLAGIFIFFIIDLRLGYVQFFLGDMLTERAQNSWSRNVPFQAERGEILDRNGVVLATNKSAPTVFVIPRQIENPAETAEKLASVLGMSVEKAYKHVTAQASIETINPEGKKISNEKANEIKELNLNGVYIGNDSIRHYPEGSYLSHVLGFAGIDNQGLMGLELYYDEQLSGKRGAVELYLSAKGKKMQGLADEFEPPVDGLDLKLTIDSTVQTIIERELDLAEAKYNPDGIIAIAMNPNNGEILAMSSRPTFDPADFQAVPQEIYNRNLPIWSTYEPGSTFKIITLAAALEEGKVDLEHDYFYDSGEIEVAGAHLHCWKGGGHGSQSFLEVVQNSCNPGFVELGMRLGEDTLFQYIRDFGFGSKTGIDLHGEGSGILFREDQVGPVELATTAFGQGVAVTPIQQVAAVSAAVNGGVLYTPYVAKEFIDPETGEVVSRNTPEAKHRVISEETSEKIRYALESVVAQGTGKNAFVDGYRVGGKTGTAQKAQNGRYLENNYIVSFMGFAPADDPQIVVYVAVDNPKGTVQFGGTVAAPIVGNIMRDALPLLGVEPRKNQIEKERTWLDTPIVEVPDLVGLTKSEIIQAPYTLNLEANGEGNVVVEQAPRAGVKVKEGSTIRIYFSNP
- a CDS encoding UDP-N-acetylmuramoyl-L-alanyl-D-glutamate--2,6-diaminopimelate ligase is translated as MKLKQLIEHLHIPNQPELPDIEITSIEQNDQLVQEGSLFICIKGHRFDGHDFAHEVVQKGAKAILAERPLDVQVPVIVVKDTKRAMAVIADAFYQHPSSKLQLVGITGTNGKTSTSHYVESIMKHCGKNTGLIGTMYRKVGETILPTKNTTPDSLSLQQTFYTMKNEDVEVCAMEVSSHALKEGRVYGVDFDIAVFTNLTQDHLDYHGTMEEYRFTKGLLFAQLGNKYDVKRPKYALLNSDEAATKYYKTVTPAFIYTYGIENEADFMAIDVKTNNKGTQFRLATPFGEKQVQIPLVGLFSVYNVLAAASSCLLAGASFEKVCEAIERLTGVPGRFELVSGPQDFTIVVDYAHTPDSLENVLETIQQFKKGEVWVVVGCGGDRDRTKRPIMAKIACELSDHAIFTSDNPRSENPAAIIDDMVEGVKDFTNYEVMVDREEAINHAVRSARRDDVILIAGKGHETYQIIGDVVNDFDDRMVARKAVDTIY
- the mraY gene encoding phospho-N-acetylmuramoyl-pentapeptide-transferase, with protein sequence MLEKVIIFTIIMAFTITVLLSPLFIPFLRRIKFGQSIREEGPKSHQKKSGTPTMGGIIILLSILISTLVMTAKFSEISFVTFLLLLVTAGFGLLGFLDDYIKVALKRNLGLTSKQKLFGQILISIIVFWIMKDNGISTEIGIPFTNIEFELGWFYALFIIFWLVGFSNAVNLTDGVDGLLSGTAAIAFGAFAVLAWNQSQMEVAIFSVAVVGAVLGFLVFNAHPAKVFMGDTGSLALGGAIAMISILTKLELLLVLIGGVFVIETLSVILQVASFKTTGKRIFKMSPLHHHYEIVGWSEWRVVVTFWSVGLLCAALGIYIEVWVS